In Melospiza georgiana isolate bMelGeo1 chromosome 8, bMelGeo1.pri, whole genome shotgun sequence, one genomic interval encodes:
- the LRIT2 gene encoding leucine-rich repeat, immunoglobulin-like domain and transmembrane domain-containing protein 2: MDPVCHIFLLLLAFHKINPSVSSCITGCSCSQDSFGRSLLCMSALLRQIPANIPQDIRKIRIENSHLTELPRGSFENVSALEYLWLNFNNITVMHIKSLEYLPALKELRLQGNKLSSVPWTAFQDTPTLKILDLKHNRLDVLPEHALRYLPNLTYLDLSSNQLTIISRDVFYNWPVYQRSQSTEGPLEAISNAVLALHDNPWICDCRLRGFVQFIKSVGPPIILMNSYLTCSGPKFRTGKFFHEVELNSCTKPLTSALDTNLTVPAGLNITLTCFVQASPSPAVWWTYALKLLRAFNVSTEPISEDTVRSELLIPAARPADAGNYTCTAANFLGNASVAINLRVVAPWASTTPRGWAPAAPAEPGAHVEVRIAKQTVYGITLEWFAAAAAAAEPGETWYTLLVGRYDAAQKDTIYIGPGVNTYSVTDLLPATKYEVCVAVRNQAPRKGQCVVFVTGSDVSQMEQREKLIHIVVIVCAMVLAVPAGMYACTAEALPGCLARCPSACPRRRRGGPAQAAGSKESTLDSLPAGSEDGLCRPDGGARRPADRPEPGKARPPHRNSADLY, from the exons ATGGACCCTGTCTgtcatatttttcttcttcttctggcCTTCCACAAGATAAACCCATCTGTTTCATCTTGCATCACAGGATGCTCTTGTTCTCAGGACAGCTTTGGAAG GAGTTTGCTCTGCATGTCTGCACTGCTGAGGCAGATCCCTGCAAACATCCCTCAGGACATCCGGAAAATTAGAATAGAAAACTCTCACCTAACAGAACTGCCCCGTGGGTCTTTTGAGAATGTCAGTGCCTTGGAGTATCTGTGGCTCAATTTTAACAACATCACAGTGATGCACATCAAGAGCCTGGAGTATCTGCCAGCTCTGAAGGAGCTGCGCTTGCAAGGGAACAAATTAAGTTCGGTGCCATGGACAGCATTTCAGGACACCCCGACTCTGAAGATCCTGGATCTGAAGCACAACCGGCTGGACGTCCTTCCAGAACACGCGCTGCGCTATCTGCCCAACCTGACCTACTTAGACCTATCCTCCAATCAGCTTACCATCATATCCAGGGATGTCTTCTACAACTGGCCCGTGTACCAGAGGAGCCAGAGCACGGAGGGGCCGCTGGAAGCGATTTCCAACGCCGTGCTGGCCCTCCATGACAACCCCTGGATCTGCGACTGCCGCCTGCGCGGGTTTGTCCAGTTCATCAAGTCTGTGGGCCCACCTATTATCCTGATGAACTCCTATTTAACTTGCTCAGGCCCAAAATTCAGGACAGGGAAGTTTTTTCATGAAGTGGAGCTTAACAGCTGCACGAAGCCCCTGACCTCAGCCCTCGACACCAACCTGACAGTCCCAGCAGGGTTAAACATCACCCTGACCTGCTTTGTGCAAGCCAGCCCTTCCCCGGCTGTCTGGTGGACCTATGCACTCAAACTTTTAAGGGCATTTAATG TGTCCACGGAGCCCATCAGCGAGGACACCGTCCGCTCGGAGCTGCTGATCCCGGCCGCACGGCCAGCAGACGCCGGGAATTACACCTGCACAGCCGCAAATTTCCTGGGCAACGCCTCGGTGGCCATCAACCTCCGCGTGGTGGCCCCGTGGGCGAGCACCACGCCCCGCGGCTGGGCGCCCGCGGCCCCCGCGGAGCCGGGCGCTCATGTGGAGGTGCGCATCGCCAAGCAGACGGTCTACGGCATCACCCTGGAGTGGttcgcggcggcggcggcggccgcggagCCGGGGGAGACCTGGTACACCCTCCTTGTGGGCCGCTACGACGCCGCCCAGAAGGACACCATCTACATCGGGCCCGGGGTCAACACGTACTCGGTGACCGACCTGCTGCCCGCCACCAAGTACGAGGTGTGCGTGGCCGTGCGCAACCAGGCTCCCCGCAAGGGCCAGTGCGTGGTCTTCGTCACGGGCAGCGACGTCAGCCAGATGGAGCAGCGCGAGAAGCTCATCCACATCGTGGTCATCGTGTGCGCCATGGTGCTGGCCGTGCCGGCCGGCATGTACGCCTGCACGGCCGAGGCGCTGCCCGGCTGCCTGGCCCGCTGCCCCAGTGCctgcccgcgccgccgccgcgggggcCCGGCGCAGGCCGCGGGCAGCAAGGAGAGCACGCTGGACAGCCTGCCCGCCGGCAGCGAGGACGGGCTCTGCCGCCCCGACGGCGGCGCACGGCGGCCTGCGGACCGCCCGGAGCCCGGCAAGGCCCGGCCGCCCCACAGAAACAGCGCCGACCTCTACTAG